From the genome of Reinekea thalattae:
CGCAGTACCCGCAAATACAGAAACCAATTCAGGATAACCAATAGCCGCAGCTAATGATGAGTTTTTCGTTAGGTTTAAATACTGAGAAGTTAGCGGCGGAATAATCACTCGTAAAGCCTGAGGAATAATCACTAAGCGCGTGGTCCAAGAAGGTTTTAGTCCTAGTGAAAAGGCTGCTTCAGACTGCCCTTTACTCACAGACATAATGCCAGAGCGAACAATTTCTGCGATAAATGATGAGGTGTATATCGCCAAGGCGAAAACTAACGCCGAAAACTCAGGCGTAAGTACCTGACCACCGACAAAGTTCTTGATTCGAGTACCTGCAAGCTCAGGGATATCCCAGCTAATCGGGAAGCCAGTAGCAACAGCAGCCAATAGCGGCAGCAATACTATAAGCCCAAGGGAAGTAAAGAATACAGGGAAACGCTGACCGGTAGCTTCCATGCGCTTTTTAGCCCAAATTTTCAATACAATTGAACCGACAATAGCAAGCACTACCGCCAACACAATCAAACCAAAACCTTGCTCGTACACAGGCGCAGGGAAGAACAAACCACGGTTACTTAAAAAAATCATACCGAATAGGCTATCTGCCTCTTCCGGTTTTTTAAGTGGTCTAAGTACCGCGAAGTACCAGAAAAATAGCTGTAGTAACAAAGGAATGTTACGCAATGTGTCGACATAGATAGCCGCTAATCGTGAAACAATCCAGTTATTTGAAAGACGAGCCACACCAACAACAAAGCCAATGATGGTGGCAAAGAAGACACCAATAATGGAGACCTTAAGGGTATTGAGCAGACCGACCAAAAAGACATCAAAATAGGTAGAGCTAGTATCGAAAGGGATCATTGTCTCTGCGATTCTAAAACCAGCTGCAGTCCCTAAAAAGCCAAAGCCCGAAGAAATCCCACGTGCCTCTAGGTTCACCATGGTATTTCGGATAAGAGTGAATATTACAAAAAGAACCAGCAGCAAGAATACACCCTGAAACGCCAGCGCCCGCTTGTCAGGGTCGCGCCAGAAAGGTGGTTTTGCTGGAGTAGACGATTTGGTTACAGAGGAATCATTCACCAATCTATCTCCCTACATTTTATTTAGCTCAATAAGAGCGATTTATTTTTAATAACGATTGAGCAAAAGACAGGAGGGCGAACGCCCTCCTTTAAGACAAGCCTGCGATTAACGCAATGGCGGCGCGTACATGATGCCGCCTTGGCTCCATAGATTGTTTAGACCACGTGGTAATTCTAGAGGTGCAACGTTGGTTTCCCAAATTTCACCGTAGTTACCTACTTGGCTGATGATGTTATAAGCCCAGTCTGCTTCTAGACCTAGGTTTTCACCAAGTGAACCTTCAACACCTAAGAAACGCTTCTGTGCAGGGCTAGCATTAACATCTGCTTTAGCTGCTGCTACGTTTTCTGAAGTGAAGCCCATTTCTTCTGCTTCGATAGTTGCGAAGATAGCCCACTTAACGATATCAAATAGTTTGTCATCGCCGTGTGCAACTGCAGGGCCTAGTGGTTCTTTAGAAATAATTTCTGGAAGAACAACGTGTGCATCTGGATCTTCTAACTTAGTACGCTGTGCAGCAAGACCTGAAGCATCTGTTGTATAAACGTCACAACGACCTGCGTCGTATGCTGCTACAACTTCGTCAGACTTTTCGAATACAACTGGGTTAAATGTCATGTTGTTGTATGCGAAGTAATCCGCCATGTTTAGCTCAGTTGTTGTACCTTGGTTAGTACAAACAGAAGCACCATCAAGTTCTAAAGCGCTAGTAACACCTAGGCTCTTACGAACCATGAAGCCTTGGCCGTCATAGTAAGTGGTCGCAGCAAAGTTGATACCCATTGCAGTATCACGAGACTGAGTCCAAGTCGTGTTACGAGAAAGCATGTCAATTTCACCAGACTGAAGTGCAGTGAAACGCTCTTTCGCAGAAAGCGGAGTGTATTTAACAGCATCTGCATCGCCAAATAGGGCAGCAGCAGTCGCTCGGCAGAAGTCAACATCTAGGCCAGACCAGTTACCACTTTCATCGGTGTTAGAGAAACCAGGTAAACCCTGAGAAACACCACACTGGATAAAACCTTTTTCTTTAATAGCGTCTAGAGTAGACGTTTCTGCAACTGCTGGAGCACTTTCAGACTGAGCAGCTTCTTCGCTGCCACAACCGACAAGTACTGCTAAAGATGTTAAAGCAACACCTAAAGGTAAACGTGCGACTTTTTTAATCATTTGAGTCTCCTAGAATATGATTTTGTTTGCTACGAACAGGTTAATTACTTACCTGTCAAAATTAAGCAGAACTCAGATTAGCACGGTTAATTTTAAAATCGAAGCTGCTCAAAAGCCGTCAAATCATCGCAATAGAGACAAAGCGCGCCAATATGGTGCACGCCCTCTTATGGGGCAATTTTGGTGCACATCGATGTTGCCATTCAACCTAAAAACCGTCGTTTTCCGGCAATATTTGAATGTCAGCAAATTGTAAAGATGCTACAAGTTATCCAATCGACAGCCGAGTTAGTTTCAGATAACCGATCGAATTAAGCACCTCAAGAATCACGCCAATATCATCGCCAAAACAATAGGCTTTAAACTTATATAAAGTGCATAAAAAGTCATCGATAAAAATCATAAAGTCATCAGCTGCTTAAGCGACTTTGGTGTTTTGAATGTCCACGCTAATAGGCGGCTGTTTTTTTGGCCTTGTGACATTTCAATCACCTGATGCTCAACAGCTCCGGCCTTTTGCAACTGTTTAATCAACGTAGAAACATGCTTGCCATTGGAAATTAATGAGCTAAACCAGCCCACCTGCTGAGCAAAGTTGACACTTTCACTAATCATATTTGATACAAACTTAAGCTCACCACCCTGACAATAGAGTTCACTGGCGCTGCCACCAAAATTACCCGAGGCTTTATCTAACTGATCTCTTTGGCCGCGCCCTTGAGCGTTACGAGCTAAATTATTATTTTTACGCTGCCGAGCCTTTGCCGCTTCGTCTTTCGATTTAAAAAAGGGCGGATTGCAAAGCGTTAACTGGAAATAATCATCGCCTTGAATAACACCCGCAAAGATAGAAGCCGGATCTGACTGACTTCGTAGCTGAACTCGGCTTGCCAAATCATCATTATTGGCCACTATCGTTGCAGCGCACTCAATTGACTGCGGATCCACCTCACTGGCAACGACATGCCAACCATATAGTTGGCTAGCAACAATGGGGTAAATGAGGTTGGCACCAGTACCTATGTCTAACACTCGTACATTAAGCCCTTTAAAGTTCTTTTTATTAGCACTTTGCAATATTAGATCGGCAGCATAATGGACATAGTCTGATCGGCCAGGAATAGGAGGGCAGAGGTAACCCGGCGGAATCTGCCAATAGTCGATACGGTAATAGTGCTTTAGCAAGGCTCGATTCAACTCCAATACCGCCACAGGATTAGAAAAGTCGATGGTTTTCTCGCCTTTAGGATTAACGGTTAAGAACGGCGCCAACTCTTTGTGCGTGGCGACCAGCATGTCCATGTCATAACGTCCTTGGTGCAAGTTACGTACATGTAGGCTATTTTTCGGTTTCAACTATTATTCTCCGAGCCCGAATGTTGATAAGAATCTGCCTATCTGTCGATTGATAAGGCGAGGTTTGAGCAACTTTGTTCTGAGTCTTGACCCGAATCAATATAGTTGTCATGAAATAAAACTACATTTAGCAGCGATTTTTCTGGCGAAATTTACGATTTTTTGTAACAAAGCCAAAATTTACGAAATTAAATTCCCAAATGGAAACCGCATGATGCAAGAAAATACTGGAGCCGAAGTGATCGCTGAAGAAAAAAGCTACGCTGAACTTCATCGTCCCGCTTCCGAATTTAACTCCCGAAGTGATTATCTAGATAATGAACTGATCATTATGAAGCCTCGCCGCTGGCGGCTCAACCTGCCTGGTCGAGATTTCCGCTTTGAAATCGAAGATCTGGTTCCTGCCATCGCCGGTACCATCGGCATTACTGTGATGTACTCCGCAGTGATGACTTCTTGGGCAAACGGCTTTGGCTTAGACGCCAACTTTATTATCGAGAATGTTCGAGTCGAAATGCTGGTTTCAGCGTTCTTCTTCTGCATCATCACTTCTGGCTTTTTAAACCCTCGCGCAAACCTAGCTGGCAACCACGGCCCAATGATCCCATTAATCGGCATGATTGCAGCATCAGGTGCTCACCCACTAGCCTTAGCGATTTTATTGGGTATTTTTGGACTCATACTCAGTATTACCAAAGGCGGTTCACGACTGGTGACACTCACCGGAGACGGCGTAGCAGGCGGGCTATTGGTGTTTTTAGGTTTATCCGGCTCGCTCTCTCAGATCAACTCGCTGATTGACTGGTCTAGTGCCGTTGGCGTTGCACACGTAGGTTTTATCGTACTGTTTGTGAACATCATTCTCTACGCTTACCTCGCTCGCATTGGCAAGCGCTGGCTGGCTATACCAGCCTGTTCAGTCGTAGCCGTTGTCGTCGCTTTGGCCTTAGGTGCGCCGTTTGAGTTTAAAACCTCACCCGGCCTTCCAAACCTAAACCCAGCTTACTGGTGGTTATCAACCGAAACCGGTTGGAAACTTGGCTTACCAAACATGCAGCATTTCATCGCTTCACTACCGTTTGCATTGCTGGCGGTTGCCATG
Proteins encoded in this window:
- a CDS encoding amino acid ABC transporter permease, which gives rise to MNDSSVTKSSTPAKPPFWRDPDKRALAFQGVFLLLVLFVIFTLIRNTMVNLEARGISSGFGFLGTAAGFRIAETMIPFDTSSTYFDVFLVGLLNTLKVSIIGVFFATIIGFVVGVARLSNNWIVSRLAAIYVDTLRNIPLLLQLFFWYFAVLRPLKKPEEADSLFGMIFLSNRGLFFPAPVYEQGFGLIVLAVVLAIVGSIVLKIWAKKRMEATGQRFPVFFTSLGLIVLLPLLAAVATGFPISWDIPELAGTRIKNFVGGQVLTPEFSALVFALAIYTSSFIAEIVRSGIMSVSKGQSEAAFSLGLKPSWTTRLVIIPQALRVIIPPLTSQYLNLTKNSSLAAAIGYPELVSVFAGTALNNTGQAVEIMGITLMVYLFLSLTISSLMNWYNASKALVER
- a CDS encoding amino acid ABC transporter substrate-binding protein: MIKKVARLPLGVALTSLAVLVGCGSEEAAQSESAPAVAETSTLDAIKEKGFIQCGVSQGLPGFSNTDESGNWSGLDVDFCRATAAALFGDADAVKYTPLSAKERFTALQSGEIDMLSRNTTWTQSRDTAMGINFAATTYYDGQGFMVRKSLGVTSALELDGASVCTNQGTTTELNMADYFAYNNMTFNPVVFEKSDEVVAAYDAGRCDVYTTDASGLAAQRTKLEDPDAHVVLPEIISKEPLGPAVAHGDDKLFDIVKWAIFATIEAEEMGFTSENVAAAKADVNASPAQKRFLGVEGSLGENLGLEADWAYNIISQVGNYGEIWETNVAPLELPRGLNNLWSQGGIMYAPPLR
- the rlmF gene encoding 23S rRNA (adenine(1618)-N(6))-methyltransferase RlmF — protein: MKPKNSLHVRNLHQGRYDMDMLVATHKELAPFLTVNPKGEKTIDFSNPVAVLELNRALLKHYYRIDYWQIPPGYLCPPIPGRSDYVHYAADLILQSANKKNFKGLNVRVLDIGTGANLIYPIVASQLYGWHVVASEVDPQSIECAATIVANNDDLASRVQLRSQSDPASIFAGVIQGDDYFQLTLCNPPFFKSKDEAAKARQRKNNNLARNAQGRGQRDQLDKASGNFGGSASELYCQGGELKFVSNMISESVNFAQQVGWFSSLISNGKHVSTLIKQLQKAGAVEHQVIEMSQGQKNSRLLAWTFKTPKSLKQLMTL
- a CDS encoding DUF3360 family protein; translation: MMQENTGAEVIAEEKSYAELHRPASEFNSRSDYLDNELIIMKPRRWRLNLPGRDFRFEIEDLVPAIAGTIGITVMYSAVMTSWANGFGLDANFIIENVRVEMLVSAFFFCIITSGFLNPRANLAGNHGPMIPLIGMIAASGAHPLALAILLGIFGLILSITKGGSRLVTLTGDGVAGGLLVFLGLSGSLSQINSLIDWSSAVGVAHVGFIVLFVNIILYAYLARIGKRWLAIPACSVVAVVVALALGAPFEFKTSPGLPNLNPAYWWLSTETGWKLGLPNMQHFIASLPFALLAVAMWSPDFLGHRIFQELNYPTKAKNTLMDVDDTMTGCAVRQIVGTAFGGGNVTSSWGTYMIPAAIAKRPIPAGGILLGILCIVIAIAGYPMDITVWRPVMSIALLVGVFLPLLEAGMQMVKNTKDSQSAGITIFASAVVNPVFGWALTMLLDNNGLIGDAERAKKLSFADRIIIPLSAFIISGVAMAAVGMLPGIPALL